The following nucleotide sequence is from Chrysemys picta bellii isolate R12L10 unplaced genomic scaffold, ASM1138683v2 scaf677, whole genome shotgun sequence.
TAAGAGCCGATGTTCTCATCAGTAAGTCAAGTTCCATTCCCTGTGTTTCCATGTGGTCGGAATCCCAGCTGTAACAAGTTTGGCATGAAGGGAAGCCTAGAGACTCAAGAGAGGTGTGGGGCCCTAGCCTGGAGCCAACTTCCTGTAACTTAGCctttttctcttgttttatttGCCAGTTAATGGGACCTTCTCACTGATGCTCCCCATGGAGTCTGATATTGCTCATATACACAATATCATATACACCATTTCACCCACAGATGCTCATATACACCATTTCACCCAATCAGGAGCCTATTGCTGATTCAGTCAAATTCCAGGTCGAAAATTGCTTTGCCAATAAGGTGGGTGTCTTGATTGAGAAACCCCAATTCACTTGAAGTCATTGattagagagcagcagctgtttgtatctatttatttagatttgcGAACATTAAAACAGTCATTATCATCAAATGCTCTGGGTGATtttaccatatattaaaaatagccCTAAGATTAACTGATTTGTGGTATTTCAGATGAGGTGAGGAGGTGATTTCATAGCCAAAGGGTCCTCCCAGACAACACACTACCAAGAGCCCCTCCTTGTAAAACTGACAGGGCTCCAGCTCTAGCACCTCCACTGATCTCCACTGTGGCACTGTGGGATGGCAAGGGAGGTGGGTTTGTCAGGTAACCAGGTCACAATCTAGTTAGCTTACTACCATCACCTTAAACGCAGCCCAGTAACTGATAGGCAACCAGTGCAGATCATGGAGGACAGGTAACAGCCATACAGCCTCCATTCAAGGGAGAGATCTAATTCTTGCTGTATCTTCTGGCTGCTTCCCTCCATCCTACCAGCATTACTTTCATCTCCTCCATACTGAACTCCAGCCAGCCTACCCTTATCCAAGCCACATGTTGTATCAAGCAATCAGTAAATCATTTAGTAGCACTGACTAGATCGGATGAGACAGAGGAGAGCTGAGTGTCCTCAGCCTGTTGAAAGACCATAGCCTATGTCCTCCTAATGACCCCATATACTCTttgaagaagagagaggacaagATGTGCCCTGTGCAACCCCACATGAGAGGGCCCTCAGAGCGGAAGAGCAATTGCCCAAAACTATCCTTGGGGACCCGTCTGAGAGACAGGCACCAAGCCACCTAAGGGCTGCCGCTCTTCTCCTAGGGTTCACAGGCAAATGAATGCCCCTTTGAGATCAGTGGTATCAAAGGTAGTTGATAATATCCGCTTGGACACCTGTACCCagatcaaaggtatttagatgcctaacttccattaatttcaatagaagttaggggtctgaatatctttgaggatctgggccctgatCTTTATTCATCATCTGGAGATCATCTATCTAAGCAGTTAGTGCAGTCACTATACCAGATCTAGGTCTGTATCCAGGTTGGCCAGTGTCAAGGGGAGCTGAGGCATCTAGATACTGTGAGAGCTGTTTCACCACAACCTTCTCAATAATCTTAACCAAAAAATGGAAGAACAGGTACTGGGCCCCAGTCAGCCATATTGTCAGCATCAAGTGACAGCCACACAGTAGCTTCCTTAAGAGAAGCTGACAGCCTGGGAACGGTTGACAGTTTCCACCAGGCCCCAGTCCTTCTCCGCTAGCCTTCATCAGCCAATGAAGACATGGGTCCAAATCACTGCCTGTGTAGCTCAGTGTATTCCCAATACCTCTAGAGCCTCATTGAGGATCACTGGCCTAAACTCAACAAGAGGAGGGCTTAGTGTTTGTCAGGTGATAGAATGAGGAGTGGGCCTTGTTGGAGTGGAGatatatacacctatctcatagaactggaagggaccttgaaaggtcatcaagtccagtcccctgccttcactagcaggaccaattttttgccccagatccctaaatggccccctcaaggattgagctcacaagcctgggtttaggaggccaatgctcaaaccactgctcTGGCAATTTCCAGCTGGTGGAGGGATTCTTGGGAGCCATTACCCATCTGCAGCATCCAGGTCCTAGGCTGTTCTTCATTTTACCAGGGCTGCTGTAAAGTCAGCTCCCTGATGACCCACAATCCCTCCTGGTATATTCAGGATGCAACATAGGCTCTGGGCCGAGAGCACGGGTGTGTCCACTGTACAAGCAGAGCCAGCAACCACTTGGGGTAGTGTCTTGGTGTTCATGGTAGCCATAAAGTCATGAACTGAGTCATCAATGTGAACAGAGAATTTACCAAGCACCAATTGCTCCAATGCCACCTTAGAGAGTAACTGAATTTCAGTAGATAATAATGTATATCTgtttggggagcccaggactggactagcagggggctgcagggcaggactgaggggcattggcagagctgtgtggggagcccagcactggaatagcagggggctgcagggcagggttgAGGGGCATTGGAGGAGCTGTGTGCGGCAGTTCCAGGACTGAGTTGTGCTGCGGGGCAGTGTGTGATGGTACCTGGAGAAGTAGCTCCTCTAATACCTTTTCTGGGGTTGCAGGTTGACTTGCATTTCTTACCGGCCAAGGGCCTCCCCGCTTCCGACACTCGCCTCCGGGTCGGGGCCTCCCCAGGCTCCCTGTGCGCCGTCCGTGCTGTGGACAAGAGCGTCCTCCTCATGAAGCCTGAAGCCgagctctctcccagctctgtaAGTGCCAGCCTGGCCCATTGATCAGCAGCTGCAAGAACTGGTCTTCTCTTAGGGGCCGTGGTAGCAGAAAATGATGCAGCCTGGTTCAGGCAAGACCAACTCAGTGCTGAGGAGTGGCatctactggaaaaaaaaatcccttctgtcAGTGCGGATGTCTTAATGCTGTCCTGCCCTTATCTTATCTTCTTTCACTAGGTGAGAAGCAGAGAACTGGGCACCATTTAGATTGCAGGAACTTTTTCAACTCCTTTGGGATGCTACCATGTCTGGAAACAGCCCTGGTCAATGGGCTGCTGATTTTCTCTTGTTCAGGGcctattattcatttatttatttacttatattGGTGTAGCGCCTACAGGCCTAGACCAGTCTCAGGCATTTGACCAACATATAGTAAGTTACAGTCCCTGGCTAAGAAAGAAGGGCCATTGATATGAGCATTAGAGCCTTTAGCAGGTACTTTGATATAGTTGATCATAATAGCCAGAGCAACAAACTGCCCTCAGCCAAAGAAGAAGcttccctctttccttctccctgctCTGTAGTGTATTTACTGCTCTTGGTTTATTTTCTATCACTTCCACCTTCTCTCTGTATATATCCGTCTGTCtgcctctgcctgtctgtctcccCCAGCGGTGTTTCATGGCACTTGGTACTGATGAGGCCAAGTGACACAGTTCTGTTTGCCCAGGTGTATAACCTGCTACCAGTGAAGGAACTTCAGGGGTATCATCATGGCGCAGACATGCTGCCGATGGATCCCCAAGAGGAGTGCATTGCCGCAGAGAAGATAATTGTGAATGGAGTCACCTATGCTCCAGTGTCGGAGCCAGATGAAGAGGACACTTATAGCATCTTAAAGGTAAAGTCTCCTCATCCAGTCCTTGTGGCTGTGGGGAGATGAGGACATTTAAACCTGCTGTGAGTGGCACGTGGTGCAGGGCTAGCTGCTCTGGAGTGCCGATCACGGAGCTATATCTGGAGCAAGTACAATGGCGGTGCAAGCTTCCACCATGCACTGTCCCTCATCAATGTGCTTCAGCTTTGACCTGGAAAGATCAGGTATGAGCACCTCTAGGGTGAGGCAAATGCTGTCTTCATGGGCTTTTCAATCCTTGACCTCTCTTCCAAGGCTGCTAAAAAGGGGTGCGTTAGTGCTTATGGTGAAGGTGTTCTTTGTAAAGGGGGGCACCTGAGCCACTAAGAACTGGCCTAATACtcaccagctcatttcacatagcAATGAATGACCAGTATATAGGAACGCCTTGGATTCAGTGCTGATTTGAGACTAGACTGGAACTGGTGAACTAGAAACAAAATAATCCATGTGCCCTTACCATCCCCAAGACTAACGAATGCCCTCTGAGCTGGAGCTAGATTGGAACCAGACATCTAGAGATAAGACTGTATTCCATTCCCTGATTCACTCCGACCTCTGACCTGGGGTTGGATTGAAAATTGGAACCAGTGCCCTAGAGATAAAAGGACCCTGTATCCTATTCCCTTATCCCTTTGAGCCATCCAGTCTCCCAGACCTGAGACTGAGTGTCACCCTGTACTCTatgggtaaggctaagatttcgccacggttatttttagtaaaagacacggacaggtcacgggcaataaggAAAAATTCAcagagcccgtgacctgtccgtgactttactaaaaataacggggaggggggggggcgcagggctaggtaggagggggaatggagtctcaggggctgcagtggggggtgcATCCATGGGGGGCATATAGCCCCTGCTCTGGAGCTGGCCGCATCTGCGGGACAGGGGTGCGCGGCCCCTATTGCAGCTCCCACCAAGCActggctgcagcaagggggggagggtttggcGGGGCGGATGGCCCTGGGAAGCTGCAAGGGGGGCACGTGGCCCCTGTTGCAGCCGCCGGGCAGGGGTGcatggccctggctgcagcccccagcAGAAGCCACAAGGCTGGGGCACACAGACCCGGCTGCAGCCCTCGCCAAGCCTGgatgccacagggctggggctgcagggtcctGGTTGCAGCCAGCCCCAGCTACAGGGCAGGGTCACACAGTCCTGCCTCCACCTCCTGAAGTGTAGAAATCACGGAGGGCCggtaaagtcatggaatctgtgactgctgtgacctccatgactagaTCATAGCCTTATCTATGGGTAATAGGCTCCATATCCCATCAAGGAAAAGTGTCAAGGTTTCCTCCTTGCTCATTAAACCCCTAATACTGGTGTATGAAGTGGTGTTGTAGTCATGTCGGTCCCAGAccaggtgaatgaggtaatatcttttattgggccaattggtgtaaactcaaaagcttgtctctctcaccaacaggagttggttcaataaaagatattacctcacccaccttgtctccctaatactGGTGTCAGTTCTGGAATTTCAACCTCAAcagaaataaataacaaaatgtgTGTTGGGTTTTTCCCTACAGGAAATGGGTTTAAAGGTCTTCACAAACTCCAAGGTGAGAAAGCCACATTATTGCCTCCAGTTCCCTCAAGTTGCTTGGGGTTACAGAAGTTCTGAAGGATTTCACAGTGAAGCCAGGGTATCAGCACAAGCACTCAGGAGAACTGGTAAAGGCCAAAGGCCTCACAAGCATTCTGTTCTGAGCAGAGAGCGCATCTGTGTTTTGGGGTGAACGCTGTTGCTCATAGCTGGCCGCATGCTAGCTCTAGTGTTGGGACTGGGGTTGTGGATTGAGCATTTGGAAGTTTTCCCCACATCATGAGGTGACCACTCTGTCTTGAAGTTTGAAGTTGGGGCACACTTCTCCTGAGAGAGTGAGGGGCTTGCTTTGATAGCCTCACCCTTGGAGGTTATTGGAACCAAATTGTTTCTGGGAGTTCTAAGGGAGAATATTATGCTGCTGGCAGACAAATCTGTGGGTAGCTCGCTAAGACTTTACAATGATCTTCCATCCTCAGGCACCAGTAGAGAGTTTCCCAAGCACAGCTTTCTACAGAGTCATcattgtcacgctgtctggagtggctcacaaccatgactgtctacctcagggcagattgtcagaaaacagggcaacaccccaaactggtggtgtattctatagttagatttcaccaagccagggACAAATGttaactcctggatcactatatcaatcttgccatggagtcacagacaatccccttagattctccagtctatcttgccacccagacaaactgaactttgtgataaaaaGTTACCTATACAAAAATCACCTCACCTTTTAGAAGGCTTTCAGTCCCAAaaggccagtcacttacccctaGATCTTATACCAAAGAtaatgctggtagccaattctatagtaaactaactgaaggtttattagctaagaaaaggaaattagagttattgagaggttaaagcaggtaaaatatatgcataGATGAGTCACAGtctgtaattccaaatggtggaagtgatgtaataaactgccagtttcccaagtcttttcagggtacccagattgtctctcCGCTTCGCATCTGGcacacttccctgtaagagtccaaacagttcagagatgcaggatctttcctcgaatccatacttatagcttcttctcaccaAAAACAAGCTGACACGGTTACTACCCACGTGggtttttcctttgatgacagagtgaggaatgcatttagaGTGTTTGACCTCTGATCATCACACATAATGATCACTTGCTTTGAAATctgcacttttctgttaaagttcttcatgtGCATtgcacaaggcttctttcttgtttgatgggttatttagttacagggtttacacaatgtaaatgtttgctactacattataacaggatacagataagtgaaaacaaagcAAGTAACATCCCATTCATTTTCATGAAGTTGAAACACCACATACACTCtgatacatttaacaatcactttgatctatactcacccacaagtgaattggccgggggctctggcatgagctggcacctggtcggTCAGGGTCACAACCATGGTTTATGGATGATTAGGGACAATTGAAGTGGGAGGAAGAAATCTTGATGATGGAATTAGTCAGCTTCAGCCTGGGTCTTCTGCCACTGGCACGTTATGGCACCAATAGACCCCAGGTTGTTAGACCCTGATAGTGAACCCAGGTCTTTAGGTGGTATCATTAGCTGCTGCCCCTGACCAACAGCTTTAGTGCTAATGGCCTACAAACCCACAGCAGCCATGCCCCGGTCCTCCAATTGGATGGACAGGCAGCACTGTCAGTGAGTACCTGGGCTATTTAAAGGCCCcaccaggaagaggaagctgtctgagcaacagaTCATTGCCTGTTGATTGCTGCCTGGACAGCCTCGCCTGACCCTGCCTTGCTGCCTCGCCTGGTCTGGCCTCCCTGATGCACTGACCTGACCCTTTGGATTGGAGCTTCCAGCTACTGACCCCTGAGAAAACTCTGACCACTGCCCCAGGCTGCCTCTGATACTGATCAACCTCCCAGCTGCTCCATCATCTGCCCACATTGGATCACTGCTCTGGACTGCCTCTACCACCAGACATTAGAGAGGTTGAAGCTGACCAATTCCAATATAAAGATTTTCTTAACTCTTATGCCATAGCTGTacagggggcaaaaaaaaaaaaaaaaaaaaaaaaaaaaaggattgtttGCCACTATCCTAGAGTAAGTGGGGTTTTTTGGAGTGGTGGGTAGTCTGAAAACACCTGGGCTCTTGTTGCTTGGTGATGGATTTGAACATTTCCCACCAGCAGGAGAGATTCTTAATTGGTGtatatctgattttcagaggtgcattTTCAATGTATGGGAAAGAGCCTAGAGCACTGGATTGGTGGGGGTTTGTGTGTattataaatccaaataaataaatagtggtgAGGTGCCAATAGATCTGGCTAGTTAAACATATTGTAGGCAGAAACTCTGATGCCTCTgctcttccagtcctgggctccccacacagctctgccaatgcccctgagTCCTGCCCTGCAACCTCTTGCTAGTCCAGTCCTGTTCAAATGGTAATAGTAGCCTCTATGATAAGCAATATCTATATAACCTTTAGGGCTAATccaggccaagcactggggatcttttgcttgtGTGATCCTTGCCCCTCAGACTCCAAGCAGCATAAAAAATACAGTTCCTCCTTATTAGGGCTTTTTGTCTCTTTGCCCCTTCTCTGAGTTGCAAATGCAGTCATTGGGAGTAATTCAGTGGCCCATCTCCTCTTCTTGGTGGAGGGGGAACAATcaactgatgttccacaatggtttgtcCGGTGTTGATAGGCCTTCTTTTGTGTCAGACTGGCATTTCACACTCGATGCTTCTTTTCTGTCTGGTGATTcacagttacagagcaaacactaaATATTACCTTAGAACATGGGATacgatattataagtgagattaatgcctcCAGCTGCTTACAAGGATTCCGTAAAGTCTAAACACtgaacacatttttataactctaatGCCTAGTTTAACAATACTAATACACAGGTGAGCAAAAAATGGCTGTTATTTTCCACTCacaaaaaaataaggaaaaatgggaaaatcatttttttaaacatattttttgtggatttttaaaattttcatccaaaataaaaaaagtgttttttttttcagttttccaacaACCCCGCCCCCCAGAAACTGTTGATGGAAACAGTTTTTTTATGAGAATTTCCACTGAGTCAAAATAAAATCTTTGAGAAAATTGTTGTGACCAGTTCTAAGGCCGATCCTTTGAAAGGCTGGGAGCTTCGCAGTGATGGTGGAGCAGAAAATGACACAGTGGAGACGTGATGTGACCCCTCAAACATGCTTCAGacatggaactttccattcccACCCTGCCCACCACAACCGATTTGGGTGTCTGATTGCACCAGTGTAGCTGGAGGGGAAAGTGTCCCAGGGTGTATCTAAATTGCAGTGGGAGGTGTAATTTCCGGGTCTGACAGACACACACGTGCTAGCTTTGATCAAGAGCTAGTGTGCTGAAAAGAGAAGTGTAGCTGTTGCAGCATGGATGGGGGGTTGGGACCCTATGTATGTACTTGGGAGGCTAGCCTGTCATGCCCTCActgctacacttctatttttagcacactagcttgatcacaGGTAGTGCAGTGTACAtacatctacccaagctggaaattacatctgTTGACCTACCCTTAGAGATGGAAGCATCAGGCTGGTATTGGTGCATTATATCTATGTTAATCAGTTGTACTCACACCACCCAGGACACGCAAGGGTACTGGACTCAGGTTACCCTGTCATGGCTGAGACCCTTCCAGCAGCGGTGGAGACAGTTCGAAAGTATTTCCCAGAGACATGGATTTCGGATTTAGTGCCTTTGACGTGAGTAGCTGGTTGTTGCTGTTTTAACATTCCCTTATTTTTTGTGATGATAATATAAATTCCTGATGGTTACTGAGCCTCTTTCatcatcccaaagtgcttttcaCACTCTGTGTGTGCAGAAATCACTCAGCCACCTGCGGGCTGTTCCCCAATGGCAGATGTTTACAGTGCAGAACAACACTGCACAAACATCTAGAAAGGAGAGTGAAAAAGAGCCCCATTTCCAATTGAAATTGCAGGGGGAATCTAAGCATTTGGATTGTAATAAACCAGGGTGagcccccctcttcttcttaaaaGGGTTGTGGGGTCTTTAATTATCACAGGTTGTCAAAATATCAGCTGTATGTGTTATCTGAAAGACAGCACCTCCTCTGGCACAACACCTCCCACCACAATGGGCTCAGTGCTAATTcagaggggagagcaccccctactgagtcTCCACATCACTCCCTGAAGCACTGCATCAGACTTGAGCATTGAGCTCAGTGTGGACTCAGAGGGGAGAGCATTATCTACTGAGTTCCCCACATCACTCTCCGGAACACTTGGGTTTTCCTTCAGTGTCTGACCAGGCTGTGATCACGATCCTATCTCTCTTTTTGTCACCAGCTCCAGTGGAAGTGCTGAATTGCCCTTGACAATCCCTGATACCATCACAGAATGGAAAGCTAATGCATTCTGCACCTCAAGTGACACTGGCTTTGGCCTGTCCCCAACCGCGTCCCTCAGAGCTTTCCAACCCTTCTTCGTGGAGCTCACCCTGCCCTACTCCGTGGTGCGTGGCGAGGCCTTCACGCTAAAGGCCACTGTCTTCAATTACCTGACCCGCTGCATCAGGGTAAGAGACACTCACACCATCCCCGTGCAACCAAACCCACAGGCCACACTTCTCTGCTTCACAAACTCCTGTGTCTGTAGCTCTTTTTAGCCCCCggtctccctgcagccccgtCCTCCCCAAAAACATGTGCACCCAAGCCTCTATGCTCCTATAACTCCCAAGCACCCCAAAGCCCCATAACTCCAAATCTCTACACCCCTGTAACCATCTACACTTCTAAACCCATGTGTTCCCTCAACCCCCTCTGTCCCTTATAGTACCACAAACCCTGTTCTGCCCAATTCTCTGCACATCCCATCTGCCGTACTGTCTGCATATCTAGTTACTACTAATTTCCCTGGCCCCCTCCCTGATGACAGCTCTCTGGACAATTGACAGGTCAGCATCTCACTGGCTTCATCTGCCGACTTCCGAGCTACCCctgtggagaaggaagaggactcTTATTGTCTCTGCGTGAATGGAAGAAAAACGGTGTCCTGGACTGTGACCCCAATATCTCTGGGTAAGAAACATTCTAGCTCTGATATGTTTGGGGGGCAGATAGAGTGGCACAGAAatgtcagggggcagggacctGGTAGCTCAAAAATCTGTTGGTAGGGGATTCAACTTCCCCAAGACCCTTCTTTGGGGTGTTTTACTCCCATGCTTGGTTGGAGAGAGATAAGCTCCTCCTCAGACAAGACAGAGAACCCTAGATGGTTTTCAGCTGTTGGACCCCTCCATTCAAAAGACACTGTCTGTACAGTGAGGATCTCCATCAACATACTGCTCTCTAACACACCAGTGAAAGATGAGAGCTGGCTGGGTCTCTTCTTTCAGCAAGAAAAGCAGGTTATAGTCCTTGGTTCTCACTTGGGCCAGGACAGTCATCCAGAATGAGGGTGATTTTTGATGAGACTGGAAGCCTGAGATACAATTATCACCGACCTGCTTCATACCTGCCCATATCACATAGTGGAGAAACCATTTAGTTGAAATACCCCATGGAAAACTTAAAGTCCTGGTTAAATGGCCATCCTGACTAAGAGAAGAGCCCATCTGAAAGAACTTAAATTGTTGTAAAATCCTGTGCTGATTTAGAGACAGGCATGAAGCCAATCCACTGATTCAAAAGAGCTTTGAACTCTGAGGTATGTGAAATCCAGCTCAGATCTGGATACAGCTTTGTGGTTTGAGATCATCTCGCCACTGAATACAAATACGAGTGTGACAATGAGATTCATTACCTTTCTCCTTTATTTGATCTTTGTTTCTTCTTTCATTCTTCATTTGGCAGCTTTGTTAGTAATGAATCAGAGCTTAGCAtttctcaaagcctccctgaagtGTCTAGCTCCCCACTGAGCTCTTattatagccctggtatctggctgctcaaaatcagcagacagccattccacctctgccctccatcCCAGTGGAAATGTCTCCCTCTTTGCTTCACAGGTATGAAGTGCACAGCAATCACCTATAACTATggggatatttttttcactgaggtctaaacTCATGAGTAGACAGCACCAGCGGCTTTTCAagtggccaaaggcacattcaactatcattctgcacctgctgagcctgtggTTGAAGCACTCCTTGCCGCTGTAGAGGtagccagtgtatggcttcatgagccaggggagtaaAGTGTAggctggatctcccaggatcactatcgGCATTTCAAAATCCCCATTGGTAATCCTCTGTTCTGGAAAgagagtccctgcttgcagctttttgcatgtgtcatgcaccttctctGACCATCCcgtgttgatgttggtaaaactttCCCAGTGATCCACCATAGCTTGCATTACCAtagaaaagtacccctttctTTTGATGTActctggcaaggtggtctggtgccaaaatagggatatgtgtgATATCCGTTGTCTCACTGCAGCTCAGGAACCCCATcgctgcaaaaccatccactatgtctgGCACACTGCTGAGAGTCATAGTCTTATGTAGCAGGAaacgattaatggccctgcacacttggatgACAGCAACTTCCCACGGTggatttcccactccaaattgattcccaactgattggtagcaatctggtgttgcaagctttcaCACAgcgatcgccactcacttctccactgtctgtgcagctctcattttggtgtcaatGTGCcggagggctggggtgagttctgcacacagttccagaaaagtggccttgcacatccacaagttctgcagccattgcttgtcatcccatacctcaagaatgatgtgatcccaccagtcagtgcttgtttctcaggcccagaaccagcgtgccaccatctgcagctgctccatcactgccaacaacaaccttgaattgtttctttccgtGGTGCATGACAAGCTAGCCTGTGGGATCAGGTGTGTTGTGTTCACAATGCTCaccacaatagtgcagagctctgcaggatccatgcttcccACAGAGATGGCGGATGCGCAGGTTTGCAGTGTTTTTGAAAAGAGTGCAAACATTATGGGATGCAGATattattatgggatggagaaaactgcatcatgggatgttgaAACCATGTTCCCAATCACTCCTGCATGACTTTTTtgcccccatgatgcattgcaaacccttcccaaa
It contains:
- the LOC135979143 gene encoding alpha-2-macroglobulin-like, whose product is MLIYTISPNQEPIADSVKFQVENCFANKVDLHFLPAKGLPASDTRLRVGASPGSLCAVRAVDKSVLLMKPEAELSPSSVYNLLPVKELQGYHHGADMLPMDPQEECIAAEKIIVNGVTYAPVSEPDEEDTYSILKEMGLKVFTNSKVRKPHYCLQFPQVAWGYRSSEGFHSEARVSAQALRRTGHARVLDSGYPVMAETLPAAVETVRKYFPETWISDLVPLTSSGSAELPLTIPDTITEWKANAFCTSSDTGFGLSPTASLRAFQPFFVELTLPYSVVRGEAFTLKATVFNYLTRCIRVSISLASSADFRATPVEKEEDSYCLCVNGRKTVSWTVTPISLGKKHSSSDMFGGQIEWHRNVRGQGPGSSKICW